One Synechococcus sp. JA-2-3B'a(2-13) genomic window carries:
- the btpA gene encoding photosystem I biogenesis protein BtpA yields MNLLQHLFKTPHPVIGVVHLLPLPTSPRWGGDLEWVIAQAEQAATALAAGGVDGILVENFYDAPFAKDRVDAAVVSAMTVIVQRLKTLVSLPVGINVLRNDGCSALAIAACVGAQFIRVNVLCGAMVTDQGIIEGNAYRLLRYRRELGANIKIFADVLVKHAQPLSPISLDAAITDTVERGLADAIILSGWATGKPPLLEELELARKVAPQVPLLIGSGATAENIGSLIRRADGVIVASSLKRSSRSAGMPAGYSDPFPMIDPIRVRQFVEALHLALRERASNHACLAAPGSGSN; encoded by the coding sequence GTGAACCTGCTGCAACACCTCTTCAAAACCCCCCATCCGGTCATTGGGGTGGTTCATTTGTTGCCGCTGCCCACCTCACCCCGTTGGGGGGGGGACTTGGAATGGGTGATCGCTCAGGCAGAACAGGCAGCTACTGCCCTGGCTGCAGGAGGGGTAGACGGGATCCTTGTCGAGAACTTTTACGATGCCCCCTTTGCCAAGGATCGGGTGGACGCAGCGGTGGTCAGCGCCATGACCGTCATCGTCCAGCGGCTGAAAACCCTGGTCTCGCTGCCGGTTGGGATCAATGTCTTGCGCAACGATGGCTGCAGTGCTCTGGCAATTGCCGCCTGCGTGGGGGCGCAGTTCATCCGGGTGAATGTGCTCTGCGGGGCGATGGTGACCGACCAAGGCATTATCGAGGGGAATGCCTACCGCCTGCTGCGCTATCGCCGGGAGCTGGGGGCTAATATCAAGATTTTCGCCGATGTGCTGGTGAAACACGCTCAACCCCTAAGTCCCATCAGCCTGGATGCGGCTATTACCGACACGGTGGAGCGCGGCCTGGCCGATGCCATCATCCTTTCCGGTTGGGCCACCGGCAAGCCACCCCTTCTGGAGGAGCTGGAGCTGGCCCGCAAAGTTGCTCCTCAGGTGCCGCTGCTCATCGGCTCGGGGGCTACTGCTGAAAACATCGGCAGCCTGATCCGGCGGGCAGATGGAGTAATTGTGGCCAGTTCTCTGAAGCGGTCTTCCCGTTCCGCAGGCATGCCGGCAGGCTATTCGGATCCCTTTCCCATGATCGACCCGATTCGGGTGCGGCAGTTTGTGGAAGCACTGCACCTTGCGCTCCGTGAGCGGGCCTCCAACCATGCTTGTCTGGCCGCTCCCGGCTCTGGTTCCAACTAG
- a CDS encoding GGDEF domain-containing response regulator: MSSLDLEGLDSVYHPSGSALGPAEEAFWSSVPARTPRIWVVDDDPVVRCYIINVLKGSQYYVESWESARAAWDPLQSLEESEWPDMVICDWVMPEMSGVEFCCRLKGSAAGQFVYFILLTSRSEVEARVEGLDAGADEFITKPVDPEELRARVRAGLRLQRLTQALAQANRQLRARNELLESLSLTDPLTGALNRRALDQALPHLLKQVGPRGEARYRYLCLLMMDVDHFKQVNDSYGHYIGDCVLQAIVGRLQNQLRPSSLLYRYGGEEFVCVTPGLSPPRCGRYAESLRQAIAKRPIDISPKRSLPVTISIGGIVLSEDYCPEPETALQQADSALYQAKQAGRNRVHILIPTPGVYLPSSSG, translated from the coding sequence ATGTCGTCCCTTGATCTGGAGGGCTTGGATTCTGTATACCACCCTTCTGGTTCGGCTCTTGGGCCTGCAGAAGAAGCCTTTTGGAGCTCTGTTCCGGCTCGCACCCCCCGCATTTGGGTTGTTGATGATGACCCAGTGGTTCGTTGCTACATTATCAATGTTCTCAAAGGCTCTCAGTACTACGTGGAAAGCTGGGAAAGCGCCCGAGCAGCTTGGGATCCCTTGCAAAGCTTGGAAGAGAGCGAGTGGCCCGACATGGTGATCTGCGACTGGGTCATGCCTGAGATGTCGGGGGTAGAGTTCTGTTGCCGTCTCAAGGGATCCGCAGCAGGGCAGTTCGTCTATTTCATTTTGCTCACGTCCCGTTCTGAAGTTGAGGCTCGGGTAGAGGGGCTGGATGCGGGGGCGGATGAATTCATCACCAAGCCGGTCGATCCCGAGGAGCTGCGGGCGCGGGTGCGGGCAGGGTTACGTCTCCAGCGGCTCACCCAAGCTTTGGCCCAGGCCAACCGGCAATTGCGAGCCCGCAATGAGTTGTTGGAGTCTTTGTCTTTGACGGATCCCTTGACCGGGGCGTTGAACCGGCGAGCTCTGGATCAGGCGCTGCCCCATTTGCTCAAGCAGGTGGGGCCCCGCGGGGAGGCTCGCTACCGCTATCTCTGCCTGCTGATGATGGATGTGGATCATTTCAAGCAGGTCAACGACAGCTACGGCCACTACATTGGCGACTGTGTGCTGCAGGCCATCGTCGGGCGGCTGCAAAATCAACTGCGGCCCTCCAGCCTGCTCTACCGCTATGGTGGGGAAGAATTTGTTTGCGTTACGCCCGGGCTTAGCCCCCCCCGCTGCGGTCGCTACGCAGAGTCTCTGCGGCAGGCTATCGCCAAACGGCCCATTGACATCTCCCCCAAGCGCAGCCTGCCTGTTACCATCAGCATCGGTGGGATCGTGCTCAGCGAAGACTACTGCCCAGAACCGGAAACCGCCTTGCAGCAGGCGGATAGCGCGCTCTACCAGGCCAAGCAGGCAGGGCGCAACCGAGTTCACATCCTCATCCCGACTCCAGGGGTTTATCTGCCCTCTTCCAGCGGATAG
- the mutL gene encoding DNA mismatch repair endonuclease MutL has product MSKIQPLNPERIAQMAAGEVIDSLGAALRELLENALDAQATRIQVEIWPSRWQVRVADNGQGIPASELEQVARRHTTSKLDGCSLGFRGEALHSLARLGSLAIQTRHVSDAHGWLAAYDRQGELIHKQPAATALGTVVTVADLFADWPLRRRALPQTRPLLTLVQNAALAHPWVSWQVHQEGQLLLSLWPGKSLQDLLLQVLPQVDPTDLRYRRIQDGDSDWEVVLGLPDRLHRPHPDWIRVAVNGRFVQMPDWQRLIQSVFHHALPRHRHPLVVVHLRLPPEQVDWNRHPAKSELYLENLTARQEQLRQHLHSLLQLGSGQASRRSVHLIRASEAKVVYRVSPDFQSHLPPSDRPTSPLPPLRALAQLHRIYILAEHPQGLWLVEQHLAHERVRYEYIRQHWQLVAPETPITLQGLSPQALERLEQLGLEPEPFGPNTHLIRRIPLALGSEDPEEVQGSLLELSGCQDLQAAQVTVACRGALRNGIPLTLEQMQKLLEAWQRTANPHTCPHGRPVYLALAERDLARYFRRRWGLCDRPISDSKLGSLGELDPLGDRFAAQVRRSSGSSASEPTDEASSAPL; this is encoded by the coding sequence ATGTCCAAAATCCAACCCCTGAACCCAGAGCGGATCGCCCAGATGGCCGCGGGAGAGGTGATCGACTCGCTGGGGGCTGCTCTGCGAGAATTGCTGGAAAATGCCCTCGATGCTCAGGCCACCCGCATTCAGGTGGAGATCTGGCCCAGCCGCTGGCAGGTGCGGGTGGCCGATAACGGCCAAGGGATCCCCGCTTCGGAGCTGGAGCAGGTGGCCCGTCGCCACACCACCAGCAAGTTGGACGGTTGCAGCCTGGGGTTTCGGGGCGAAGCCTTGCACAGCCTGGCCCGGCTGGGATCCCTGGCTATCCAAACCCGCCACGTTTCTGATGCTCACGGCTGGCTGGCCGCCTACGACCGACAGGGGGAGCTGATCCACAAGCAGCCGGCAGCCACTGCCTTGGGAACGGTGGTCACGGTTGCGGATTTGTTTGCCGACTGGCCTCTGCGCCGTCGGGCCTTGCCCCAAACTCGCCCGCTCCTGACCCTGGTGCAGAATGCAGCCCTAGCCCATCCCTGGGTCAGTTGGCAGGTGCATCAGGAAGGGCAATTGCTGCTCAGCCTCTGGCCGGGAAAATCTCTGCAAGATCTGCTGCTGCAGGTGTTGCCGCAGGTGGATCCCACGGATCTGCGCTATCGGCGGATCCAGGATGGGGATAGCGATTGGGAAGTGGTGCTGGGCCTGCCGGATCGCCTGCATCGCCCCCACCCCGATTGGATCCGTGTGGCCGTAAACGGACGGTTTGTGCAGATGCCCGACTGGCAACGGCTGATCCAGTCGGTTTTTCACCACGCGTTGCCTCGCCACCGTCATCCACTGGTGGTTGTTCACCTGCGCCTGCCCCCAGAGCAGGTGGATTGGAACCGTCATCCTGCCAAAAGCGAGCTCTACCTGGAGAATCTGACGGCCCGCCAGGAGCAGTTGCGCCAACACCTGCACTCCCTTCTGCAATTGGGATCCGGGCAAGCCAGCCGCCGCTCTGTGCATCTGATCCGGGCCAGCGAGGCCAAGGTGGTCTATCGAGTCTCGCCCGATTTTCAGAGCCATCTTCCTCCCTCTGACCGCCCAACTTCTCCCTTGCCTCCCCTCAGGGCGCTGGCCCAACTGCATCGGATCTACATCTTGGCGGAGCATCCCCAGGGGCTATGGCTGGTGGAGCAGCACCTGGCCCACGAGCGAGTTCGCTACGAGTACATCCGGCAGCATTGGCAACTGGTAGCACCGGAGACGCCCATAACGCTGCAAGGACTATCGCCCCAAGCCCTGGAGCGGTTGGAGCAGTTGGGGCTGGAGCCAGAACCCTTTGGCCCCAATACCCATCTCATTCGACGCATCCCTCTGGCTTTAGGGTCGGAAGATCCGGAAGAGGTACAGGGATCCCTGCTGGAGCTCAGTGGTTGTCAAGATTTGCAGGCAGCCCAGGTAACAGTGGCCTGTCGTGGCGCCCTGCGCAACGGGATCCCGCTGACCCTGGAGCAGATGCAAAAGCTGTTGGAAGCTTGGCAGCGCACCGCCAATCCCCACACTTGTCCCCATGGCCGACCGGTGTACCTGGCCCTGGCAGAAAGAGATCTAGCCCGCTACTTCCGCCGCCGTTGGGGTCTCTGCGACCGGCCTATCTCCGACTCCAAACTGGGATCCCTGGGGGAGCTGGATCCGCTGGGAGATAGGTTTGCCGCCCAGGTGCGGCGCTCAAGCGGCTCTTCTGCGTCGGAGCCCACGGACGAGGCCAGTTCTGCCCCACTATAA
- a CDS encoding quinone-dependent dihydroorotate dehydrogenase, whose amino-acid sequence MNLYRDVLWPLLFSGLRADPEAVKMGLLRALHWIDATQATGILSALERLFCYRDPRLAVSLWGLTFPNPLGLAAGFDKDGLALGVWPSLGFGFVEVGTITPQPQPGNPKPRLFQLPQDRAALNRMGFNNQGAAALAERLRRLQQRPIPIGINLGKAKITPLEEAAADYLASFRLLQDLGDYFVVNVSSPNTPGLRSLQAAEQLEPILSALQRENQKRKPLLVKIAPDLDWPDIDSILELAQDHQLAGIVATNTTLRRDNLKTRFLPGRGIPFAPAESRPILAEAGGISGAPLRERSTQVIRYIHRSTQGKLPIIGVGGIFTLADALEKLEAGASLLQVYTGWVYEGPGMVPQLLRGLARSSPPSPDVTLPPENTPVGQIQA is encoded by the coding sequence GTGAACCTGTACCGAGATGTGTTGTGGCCTCTGCTTTTTTCTGGGCTGAGAGCCGACCCGGAAGCGGTCAAGATGGGCCTGCTGCGCGCCTTGCATTGGATCGATGCCACCCAGGCCACCGGGATCCTATCGGCTCTGGAGCGACTGTTTTGCTACCGGGATCCCCGGCTAGCGGTGTCGCTGTGGGGCCTTACCTTTCCCAATCCCCTTGGATTGGCTGCGGGCTTCGACAAAGATGGCCTGGCTCTGGGCGTCTGGCCCAGCCTAGGATTTGGTTTTGTAGAGGTGGGCACCATCACTCCTCAGCCCCAACCGGGCAACCCCAAACCTCGCCTGTTTCAACTGCCCCAAGATCGCGCCGCCCTCAACCGCATGGGCTTTAACAACCAAGGGGCGGCGGCTCTGGCGGAACGGTTGCGCCGGCTACAGCAACGTCCCATCCCCATTGGAATTAACCTGGGCAAAGCCAAAATCACCCCTCTGGAAGAAGCGGCTGCCGATTACCTGGCCAGCTTCCGGCTGCTCCAGGATCTGGGGGACTACTTTGTGGTCAACGTCAGCTCCCCCAACACGCCGGGGCTGCGATCCCTGCAGGCTGCTGAGCAACTGGAGCCCATCCTATCTGCCTTACAGCGGGAAAATCAGAAGCGAAAACCCCTCCTGGTGAAGATCGCCCCCGATCTGGACTGGCCCGACATCGACAGCATCCTGGAGCTGGCCCAAGACCATCAACTGGCCGGGATCGTGGCCACCAACACCACCCTCCGCCGCGATAACCTGAAAACCCGTTTCCTGCCTGGCCGCGGGATCCCCTTCGCACCAGCGGAGTCTAGGCCAATCCTTGCAGAAGCCGGCGGGATCAGCGGTGCCCCCTTGCGGGAGCGTTCCACCCAAGTCATCCGCTACATCCACCGCTCCACCCAAGGAAAATTGCCCATCATCGGAGTGGGGGGCATCTTCACCTTGGCCGACGCCTTGGAGAAACTGGAAGCGGGAGCCAGCCTGCTGCAGGTCTACACCGGCTGGGTTTACGAAGGGCCGGGTATGGTGCCGCAATTGCTCCGAGGCCTAGCCCGCTCTTCTCCCCCCAGCCCTGATGTTACACTTCCCCCAGAGAATACCCCTGTGGGTCAGATCCAGGCGTAA
- a CDS encoding vitamin K epoxide reductase family protein gives MASYLKLKAQEETWLQRHSRLILAILAGLGSLLTAYLTYTKLTEQPAAFCTGDGGCDLVLSSRWAEFLGIPTAAVGLLGFLGVLALAVLPDGLPLVKRWRWPALFGLVSAMTAFEMYMLYLMVAVLRQFCMYCTTAIILVAGLGLVTVLGHRWLDGGKLAFSYILVAFLTLVTTIGVYANQVPPPSPLAVGLAAHLRQIGGTMYGAYWCPHCQDQKELFGAAFDQVPYVECSPNGPGTPQAQECTEAGITSYPTWIINGRTYTGVRSLEALAVASGYPLEEGR, from the coding sequence ATGGCTTCTTATCTCAAACTCAAAGCCCAAGAAGAGACCTGGCTGCAGCGCCATTCCCGTCTGATCTTGGCGATCCTGGCCGGCCTGGGATCCCTGTTGACGGCCTATCTCACCTACACCAAGCTGACGGAGCAGCCCGCCGCCTTCTGCACTGGGGATGGAGGGTGTGACCTGGTGCTCTCCAGCCGTTGGGCAGAGTTTTTGGGGATCCCGACAGCGGCTGTTGGCCTGCTGGGGTTTCTGGGAGTCTTGGCGCTGGCGGTGCTGCCGGATGGGCTCCCATTGGTGAAGCGGTGGCGCTGGCCGGCCCTGTTTGGCTTGGTTTCCGCCATGACCGCCTTTGAGATGTACATGCTTTACCTGATGGTGGCAGTGCTACGGCAATTCTGCATGTACTGCACCACCGCGATCATCTTGGTGGCGGGGCTGGGGCTGGTGACCGTGCTGGGCCACCGCTGGCTGGATGGGGGCAAGCTGGCCTTCAGCTACATTCTGGTGGCCTTTCTCACATTGGTGACCACGATTGGGGTGTACGCCAACCAAGTTCCCCCGCCTAGCCCCCTGGCGGTAGGGTTAGCAGCCCACCTGCGGCAGATCGGCGGCACCATGTACGGGGCCTATTGGTGCCCCCATTGTCAAGATCAGAAAGAGCTGTTCGGGGCAGCTTTCGACCAAGTGCCCTACGTGGAGTGCTCCCCCAACGGCCCCGGCACTCCCCAAGCTCAAGAATGCACAGAAGCGGGGATCACCAGCTATCCCACCTGGATCATCAATGGCCGCACCTACACAGGCGTTCGCTCTCTGGAAGCCTTGGCGGTGGCCTCTGGCTATCCGCTGGAAGAGGGCAGATAA